One Triticum dicoccoides isolate Atlit2015 ecotype Zavitan chromosome 5B, WEW_v2.0, whole genome shotgun sequence genomic window carries:
- the LOC119312768 gene encoding probable LRR receptor-like serine/threonine-protein kinase At4g36180: protein MARCWLLLVFMAFILPAANATPCHPDDLHALRGFAGELGGGGALLRAAWSGASCCGWEGVGCDSTSGRVTVLRLPWRGLAGQIPGGSLAGLVWLEELFLGSNHFVGVLPDELFGLVKLRKLSLASNELTGEVSPRLGELTHLTLLDLSANRFSGPLPDVFGDFTSLEHLAMHSNGFSGFLPPSLSSLSSLRELNLRNNSMSGPIARVSFSDMPLLASLDFSTNSLTGWIPTSLAGCGELKSLNLANNILVSTIPSWIGEFDNLWYLNLSNNSFVGEVPKSLLRLKGLATAGRSSGMVFINMPSFVNYERRALDEQPNTITGTNNTVRSGRNNTMSGNDNIVMSGDSNTVSGSFNTLVCGNNNILSGDHHVVSGSNHTVSGSNNTVTGSSNTVSGNNHVVSGSNRVVTGD, encoded by the coding sequence ATGGCGAGATGCTGGCTGCTGCTCGTCTTCATGGCGTTCATCTTGCCGGCGGCGAACGCGACGCCGTGCCACCCTGACGACCTCCACGCTCTGCGGGGCTTCGCCGGGGAGCTCGGCGGTGGGGGAGCCCTCCTCCGCGCCGCATGGTCCGGCGCCTCGTGCTGCGGCTGGGAAGGTGTGGGCTGCGACAGCACCAGCGGCCGCGTCACGGTGCTGCGGCTCCCCTGGCGCGGCCTGGCGGGGCAAATCCCTGGAGGCTCTCTAGCGGGCCTCGTGTGGCTGGAGGAGCTCTTCCTCGGCTCGAACCATTTCGTGGGCGTCCTCCCAGACGAGCTCTTCGGCCTCGTCAAGCTAAGGAAGCTCTCCCTCGCATCCAACGAGCTCACCGGCGAGGTGAGCCCACGCCTCGGTGAGCTCACACATCTTACCTTGTTGGATTTGTCTGCTAACCGCTTCTCCGGCCCCCTGCCCGACGTGTTCGGCGACTTCACGTCGCTAGAGCATTTGGCCATGCATTCTAATGGCTTCTCCGGCTTCTTGCCACCGTCTCTTTCATCACTATCTTCTCTCCGTGAGCTCAACCTCCGAAACAACTCCATGTCCGGTCCGATTGCTCGTGTTAGCTTCTCCGACATGCCACTTCTTGCCTCGCTTGACTTTTCCACAAACTCCCTGACTGGGTGGATCCCGACTAGCCTCGCCGGCTGCGGTGAGCTCAAGTCGCTCAACCTTGCCAACAACATATTGGTCAGCACCATCCCGTCGTGGATTGGTGAGTTTGACAACCTTTGGTACTTGAATCTCTCAAATAATTCATTTGTCGGCGAGGTACCCAAAAGTTTGTTACGGCTCAAAGGCCTCGCCACTGCGGGCCGTTCATCGGGTATGGTTTTCATTAACATGCCCTCTTTCGTAAATTACGAAAGAAGAGCACTCGATGAACAACCAAATACCATAACTGGGACCAACAACACAGTGAGatctgggcgcaacaacaccatgtctgGGAACGACAACATTGTCATGTCTGGAGACAGCAACACTGTGTCCGGGAGCTTCAACACCCTCGTATGTGGAAACAACAATATACTaagtggtgaccaccatgttgtatCTGGAAGCAACCATACTGTATCCGGGAGCAACAATACCGTAACCGGGAGCAGCAATACGGTATCTGGGAACAACCATGTCGTGTCTGGGAGCAACAGAGTCGTAACCGGAGACTAA